In Bacillus sp. Cs-700, one genomic interval encodes:
- the mprF gene encoding bifunctional lysylphosphatidylglycerol flippase/synthetase MprF, giving the protein MKPILHTILFHYLKLLLPAFLFVLSAIQITSFLSDVHVSLLLNEVNQFNIGKLFLVLLITMGAVSPMFLYDSLILKSLQKTFPMKQLLKQSFIVNAVSNLIGSGGIVSSMLRKYFYQTEQDDHSKLTKSIGNMTYFYLTGLSLLALITMVTYRESPLLKEIPWLYLVVMIVGLYLPVLIFSFLWNNYRTRSFGTKTRLQLIAVSFLEWTFAFLAIWLLATMLDLNISFHDLFPLFVIAACVGIVSMIPGGLGSFDLTFIWGSQLIGLQNEKVLFLLILFRVGYFFFPFLLAMILFVRDYWEKWNANWDNLPIALVQRLSHVFITLLVFVSGLILLLSAALPGIIDRLKILEEMHSIPFLVNLSHQLSVGAGFALLGLSRGIEYKVKRAYYLTIVVLFCAAAFTFSKGIDYEEAIFLLIVAFILYLSRTRFYRESYVLTWSKTIIDGLVILFITSMYVLIGYMSLPSSTNAIPSQVLPYLITDYHTLFYSALIGLLIALLVFLIGNAVIKPKNPIQNSEPKDDPHILEHLTTFRGNTLTHLVFLHDKSLFWNAKRTVFLSFQQSSDKLVVLGDPVGEENDFSNAIDEFQQLADIQGFTPVFYEVSNDLLPLLHEKGFGFFKLGEEAFVDLGQFTLSGKKMKALRAVKNKFEREHYLFEIATPPHSEALLNNLKNVSDEWLQGRNEKGFSLGFFDVDYLNKSEIAIMKENDTIIAFTSLMPVYDGNKTISVDLMRFIHGAPSGTMDVMFLSLFEWAKAEGYQSFNLGMAPLANVGQSKFSFLSERIAAQIFLHGHIFYHFQGLRKFKGKYAHTWERKYLAYRKKSSLPFTMAQVSRLISKKGLKRGQVRT; this is encoded by the coding sequence ATGAAACCAATTTTACACACCATTTTATTTCACTATTTAAAATTACTCTTACCAGCTTTTCTTTTTGTACTCTCTGCCATTCAAATCACGTCATTTCTATCAGACGTTCATGTAAGTCTTTTATTAAATGAAGTAAATCAATTTAATATAGGAAAACTTTTTCTCGTGTTACTCATTACAATGGGGGCAGTTAGTCCAATGTTTTTATATGATTCTTTGATTTTGAAATCATTGCAAAAAACATTTCCAATGAAACAACTTCTGAAGCAATCGTTTATCGTGAATGCCGTTTCGAACTTAATTGGTTCTGGTGGAATCGTTAGCAGCATGCTTCGAAAGTACTTTTATCAAACGGAGCAGGACGATCACAGTAAACTAACAAAAAGTATTGGAAACATGACCTATTTTTATTTAACTGGTCTATCTCTTCTTGCGCTAATCACGATGGTCACTTACAGAGAAAGTCCCTTACTAAAAGAAATTCCATGGCTCTATTTGGTTGTAATGATCGTTGGACTTTATTTACCTGTTCTCATTTTTTCGTTCTTGTGGAACAACTACCGGACGCGCTCTTTTGGCACGAAAACGAGGCTCCAGCTCATTGCCGTATCATTCCTGGAATGGACATTTGCGTTTCTAGCGATCTGGCTATTAGCAACAATGCTTGACTTAAACATTTCATTTCATGACCTTTTCCCACTTTTTGTGATTGCTGCATGTGTTGGCATTGTTAGTATGATCCCCGGAGGTCTCGGTTCATTTGATCTCACTTTCATCTGGGGCAGTCAGCTGATTGGTTTACAAAATGAAAAGGTGCTTTTCCTGCTCATTTTATTTCGCGTTGGTTACTTTTTCTTCCCATTTTTACTAGCGATGATTCTGTTCGTCAGAGACTATTGGGAAAAGTGGAATGCGAACTGGGATAATCTCCCGATCGCACTCGTACAAAGACTGAGCCACGTATTCATCACTTTGTTAGTCTTTGTATCAGGATTAATCCTACTCTTATCTGCTGCTTTACCCGGAATCATTGACCGACTAAAAATCCTTGAGGAAATGCACTCGATTCCGTTTCTTGTGAATCTCTCACACCAGCTTTCTGTCGGAGCCGGCTTTGCGCTACTCGGCTTATCGAGAGGCATTGAATACAAAGTGAAACGAGCCTATTACCTGACGATCGTTGTCCTTTTCTGCGCGGCTGCATTTACATTTTCAAAAGGGATTGATTATGAGGAAGCCATTTTCCTATTAATTGTGGCATTCATACTCTATCTATCAAGAACGCGCTTTTATCGTGAAAGCTATGTGTTAACATGGAGCAAAACGATTATTGATGGACTGGTTATTCTTTTCATTACGTCGATGTATGTCTTAATTGGGTACATGAGCTTGCCGTCTTCAACGAACGCGATTCCGTCGCAAGTATTGCCCTATCTGATTACGGATTACCACACGTTGTTTTACAGTGCCTTAATTGGATTATTGATTGCGCTACTCGTCTTTCTCATTGGAAACGCCGTGATTAAACCTAAAAATCCAATCCAAAATTCCGAGCCCAAGGATGATCCTCACATTCTAGAGCACTTAACAACCTTTCGCGGCAATACATTAACGCATTTAGTATTCTTACATGATAAATCGCTGTTCTGGAATGCAAAGCGTACGGTATTCCTAAGCTTCCAACAATCGTCTGATAAACTTGTCGTCCTTGGTGATCCGGTCGGAGAGGAAAACGACTTTTCAAATGCAATTGATGAGTTTCAACAGCTTGCCGATATTCAAGGCTTTACGCCAGTCTTCTATGAAGTGAGCAATGATTTGCTTCCACTCTTACACGAAAAAGGGTTTGGCTTTTTTAAACTTGGTGAAGAAGCATTCGTTGACTTAGGGCAATTCACCTTATCAGGTAAGAAAATGAAGGCGCTGCGCGCAGTTAAAAACAAATTTGAACGAGAACATTATCTGTTTGAAATCGCAACACCTCCTCATAGTGAAGCGCTATTGAATAACTTGAAAAATGTATCGGATGAATGGCTACAAGGAAGGAATGAAAAGGGGTTTTCGTTAGGATTCTTTGACGTTGATTATTTGAATAAGTCTGAGATCGCCATCATGAAAGAAAATGATACAATTATTGCCTTTACAAGTCTTATGCCAGTCTACGATGGAAACAAAACCATTTCTGTCGATTTAATGCGCTTCATCCACGGTGCCCCGTCTGGCACAATGGACGTTATGTTTCTATCCTTATTTGAATGGGCCAAAGCAGAAGGCTATCAGTCTTTTAACCTTGGCATGGCGCCACTTGCAAATGTGGGTCAATCCAAATTTTCATTCCTAAGTGAACGAATCGCGGCTCAAATTTTCCTACATGGCCATATCTTCTATCACTTCCAGGGCCTGCGGAAGTTCAAAGGAAAATACGCTCACACTTGGGAACGCAAATACCTCGCTTACCGCAAAAAATCCTCCCTCCCCTTTACAATGGCGCAGGTCTCGCGATTGATAAGTAAGAAGGGGCTTAAAAGGGGTCAGGTTCGTACCTGA
- a CDS encoding efflux RND transporter permease subunit, with protein MLKWILQRSKLFIIFILLFVIVGVFTFIQLPQREIPETTVNIGTISTVYPGATVDTVERSITNPIESSLSSIDGIAEVSSSSAAGFSNIVVEVAEGESKKEVFGDVRQAVSDASTSFPEEAFEPDVNESTAKMPIVSYHLTSDNRDNLFSLQEELNRWKDEVEELSGVSGVTIKGLPEEQILIELKQDELKDSGLNVTDVQSAINNEYYPTPLGKQEMDDKVVQLSVENYDSLDEMEELFVGKNPDGDSVYLKDIAKVEVTPKELEDIITFEGKPSVSFTAYVKSGEDIPTVDERVSDKVDELSEGLPSNVELEPYYSQASIVTDIFDGLFLSLAISVLAVIVATSLGLSGSGALVVALAVPISVLMGFIPLPFADVDLNQISVIGLIIALGIIVDDSIVINDNIQRRYKLGDKGMMGAVNGVKEIWVSIVTSSLAIVFTFLPLIFLSGGNGAFIRALPTVLITTIIASTLVALIFVPILRYFLSKRSKKPMSDAPGLLGKPLNKLADVYADKLLKNFSKKPILVSILGLVLTTAIFGLVVLTPFEFFPAADKEEVTVDITLPIGTPIEETHDTLQEIEERLKTDDDVYETSVFTGTGTPGLFNSSLTSTGENTGQIVARVDRENQTTQGLIDDWTDKLRNEYPDAEIFMETIQQGPPAGAPVTVTVSGPEIDKLIELRDNLKNEIEGLETDLVVDDVGDFEPSVEYVPDRDALEENGITVNQVSQQIRLATAGIPLKAFDNGVVKRDMNIVLEGSEDEVDLSSLELPAASAGGPPELISLDELVTTEESEQIQKIPHIDGERAITLRAFPKDEENYKENVTKIVEDQRDQLDDADYSMTLGGENEAQNDFFAEITVLFIIVLFLVYLLIALQFNSLSLPFLVLVAVYLAIAGAILGLFVTQTPISFLGVMGMVSLTGIVVRNSVVLIEFIEQAIKKGMDVKEAVIESGRVRLRPIILTAITSIVALIPVAVSGDALFTPLAVTIISGILFSAVLTLIMVPMLYLVFYRFRRKKPTQEEM; from the coding sequence ATGCTGAAATGGATTTTACAACGCTCCAAGCTTTTCATTATCTTCATCCTATTATTTGTCATTGTTGGAGTGTTTACATTTATTCAACTTCCACAACGTGAGATTCCAGAAACAACGGTAAATATCGGAACGATTAGCACGGTTTACCCTGGTGCTACGGTAGATACGGTTGAACGATCAATAACGAACCCCATCGAGTCATCACTTAGTTCGATCGATGGCATTGCAGAGGTCTCATCATCTTCTGCAGCCGGCTTTTCAAACATTGTGGTTGAAGTCGCAGAAGGCGAAAGTAAAAAAGAAGTATTTGGTGACGTTCGCCAGGCTGTTTCCGATGCCTCTACTTCTTTCCCAGAAGAAGCTTTCGAACCGGATGTAAATGAATCAACAGCGAAAATGCCGATTGTTTCCTATCATCTGACAAGCGACAACCGTGACAATCTCTTCTCCCTACAGGAAGAGTTAAACCGCTGGAAGGATGAAGTAGAAGAATTATCAGGCGTTTCCGGCGTAACAATCAAAGGACTGCCTGAAGAACAAATTTTAATTGAATTAAAGCAAGATGAACTAAAGGATTCTGGACTGAACGTAACAGACGTTCAAAGTGCGATTAACAATGAGTACTACCCAACACCTTTAGGAAAACAAGAAATGGACGATAAAGTCGTTCAGCTTTCTGTCGAAAATTATGACTCTCTTGATGAGATGGAAGAGCTGTTTGTTGGGAAAAACCCTGATGGCGACTCGGTTTACTTAAAAGACATCGCGAAAGTCGAAGTGACTCCAAAAGAACTTGAAGATATCATCACATTTGAAGGAAAGCCTTCTGTTTCCTTCACGGCTTATGTTAAATCAGGTGAGGACATTCCTACTGTTGATGAGCGTGTAAGTGATAAGGTGGATGAATTATCGGAAGGCCTCCCTTCTAACGTTGAACTTGAGCCTTATTATTCACAAGCCTCGATCGTAACGGATATTTTTGATGGCTTGTTCTTATCACTAGCGATTTCTGTTCTAGCCGTTATTGTAGCAACGTCCCTTGGACTTTCTGGATCTGGTGCACTTGTTGTTGCACTAGCAGTTCCAATTTCTGTCCTTATGGGCTTTATCCCTCTGCCGTTCGCAGATGTGGACCTTAACCAGATTTCCGTAATCGGGTTAATTATCGCACTCGGGATTATCGTCGATGACTCTATCGTAATCAACGATAACATCCAGCGAAGATACAAACTGGGCGACAAAGGTATGATGGGAGCTGTCAATGGCGTTAAAGAGATTTGGGTTTCGATCGTCACCTCTTCTCTTGCGATTGTCTTTACGTTCCTTCCGCTTATCTTCTTATCAGGTGGAAACGGAGCCTTTATTCGTGCCTTGCCTACAGTTTTGATTACAACAATCATTGCATCAACGCTTGTCGCACTAATCTTTGTACCGATTTTGCGCTACTTCTTAAGCAAACGATCGAAGAAGCCAATGTCAGATGCACCTGGATTATTAGGAAAACCGTTAAACAAGCTTGCTGATGTTTATGCCGATAAGCTTCTAAAGAATTTTTCTAAAAAACCGATCCTTGTGTCTATTCTTGGACTAGTTCTTACAACCGCCATTTTTGGATTAGTCGTCTTAACACCGTTTGAATTCTTCCCAGCAGCAGATAAGGAAGAAGTAACGGTCGATATTACGCTTCCGATCGGAACGCCAATTGAAGAAACACACGATACGCTTCAAGAAATCGAAGAAAGATTGAAAACAGATGACGACGTTTATGAAACAAGCGTCTTTACAGGTACAGGTACGCCAGGACTCTTTAATAGTTCCCTAACGAGCACTGGTGAAAATACTGGCCAAATCGTCGCTCGCGTTGATCGTGAGAACCAAACAACGCAAGGTCTCATTGACGATTGGACAGATAAATTAAGAAATGAATATCCAGATGCAGAGATCTTTATGGAAACAATCCAGCAGGGTCCTCCAGCAGGTGCACCTGTGACCGTCACCGTCTCTGGACCAGAAATTGATAAACTAATTGAACTTCGAGATAACCTTAAAAATGAAATTGAAGGACTTGAAACGGACCTTGTCGTCGATGACGTCGGTGATTTTGAACCTTCTGTTGAATACGTTCCAGACCGTGATGCGCTTGAAGAAAACGGCATTACAGTGAATCAAGTTAGTCAGCAAATTCGTCTAGCAACAGCAGGCATTCCACTAAAAGCATTTGATAACGGCGTCGTGAAACGCGACATGAACATCGTGCTTGAAGGAAGCGAAGATGAAGTTGATCTTTCAAGCCTTGAGCTACCGGCCGCATCTGCAGGCGGACCTCCTGAACTGATTTCGTTAGATGAGCTTGTGACAACAGAAGAAAGTGAACAAATTCAAAAGATTCCTCACATCGATGGCGAACGCGCGATTACGCTTCGTGCCTTCCCTAAAGACGAGGAGAATTATAAAGAAAATGTAACGAAGATTGTGGAAGATCAGCGTGATCAGCTTGATGATGCGGATTACAGCATGACTCTTGGCGGTGAAAATGAAGCACAAAATGATTTCTTTGCGGAAATTACGGTTCTCTTCATTATCGTTCTGTTCTTAGTGTATCTGTTAATCGCGCTACAATTTAATTCACTATCGCTACCGTTCCTTGTACTCGTTGCCGTATACCTTGCGATTGCAGGTGCCATCCTTGGTCTATTCGTAACGCAAACGCCGATCAGCTTCCTTGGTGTGATGGGTATGGTCTCACTCACAGGTATTGTTGTAAGGAACTCGGTCGTGCTTATTGAGTTTATTGAACAAGCCATTAAGAAAGGCATGGATGTGAAAGAAGCTGTCATTGAATCTGGACGTGTACGTCTGCGCCCAATTATTCTTACAGCCATCACATCGATCGTTGCTTTAATCCCAGTTGCTGTAAGTGGCGATGCGCTCTTTACACCACTTGCGGTTACAATCATTTCAGGTATCCTCTTCTCAGCTGTCTTAACACTGATTATGGTACCGATGCTTTACCTTGTGTTCTATCGATTTAGAAGAAAGAAACCAACGCAAGAAGAGATGTAA
- a CDS encoding TetR/AcrR family transcriptional regulator codes for MDKRKAILEAAVELIAEKGYTHTSMQQIADSVGVSKGSLYTFFPSKEDLIISIYEHYQQLVFERAFVVGLDGNLPPYERFAKQFQVQFEGILEYKAYMKMHMRGESAQSSEKLEGMGHRMRGRLFSWLERNLIDLYGSEIEPYKWDLMWMTQSIYTSYTGLMITSENELAPDQLGKHIVRQIDILAKDYLAGKSNPLLDDEMMRPFSVGMDREGAFTSFEKRENAWKSLYESIHQLDQSHYYLEVTDRISEESRKSNPDEIVMRGLFQLLKADEELNEKAQLLERQLLSGSKH; via the coding sequence ATGGATAAACGAAAGGCAATATTAGAGGCGGCTGTTGAATTGATCGCTGAGAAAGGCTATACCCACACGTCAATGCAGCAAATTGCGGATAGCGTCGGTGTGTCTAAAGGATCGCTTTATACATTTTTTCCGTCAAAAGAAGATTTAATCATTTCGATTTACGAACATTACCAACAGCTTGTATTTGAACGGGCTTTTGTCGTGGGATTAGATGGAAATCTACCCCCATATGAACGGTTCGCAAAACAGTTTCAAGTTCAATTTGAAGGTATATTAGAATATAAAGCGTATATGAAAATGCACATGCGGGGAGAGTCTGCCCAAAGCAGCGAGAAGTTAGAAGGAATGGGTCATCGCATGAGAGGACGCTTGTTTAGCTGGTTAGAGCGCAATTTAATCGATTTATATGGAAGCGAGATTGAACCATACAAATGGGATTTAATGTGGATGACGCAATCCATCTACACGTCCTATACCGGCTTAATGATTACTTCTGAAAACGAACTTGCCCCTGATCAACTTGGTAAACACATTGTCAGGCAGATTGATATTCTAGCAAAAGATTATCTCGCTGGAAAAAGTAATCCTCTTCTTGATGATGAGATGATGCGTCCGTTCTCTGTTGGAATGGATCGCGAAGGTGCGTTTACCTCATTTGAAAAAAGAGAAAACGCATGGAAAAGTCTTTATGAAAGCATTCATCAGCTCGATCAGTCGCACTACTATCTTGAAGTGACCGATCGTATTTCTGAAGAATCCAGGAAATCAAATCCTGATGAAATTGTAATGAGAGGCTTGTTTCAGTTGTTGAAAGCGGATGAAGAACTAAATGAGAAAGCACAACTATTAGAAAGGCAGCTCTTGTCTGGATCAAAACATTAG
- a CDS encoding immune inhibitor A domain-containing protein, whose translation MKGKNVLSMAMIAALTLSAFSTPSASAAVQTDTTPVKQEVKKEAVHKEGPFDLAIANEEKLIEMLKESGKISKNASAEDAEQALESFLEKKSESLQEKDSSGELEDEKLEIEDDINEKLKNGNKDKAKGKYSKGGKNLAPVVEEEYDGDVRSDNVLVLLVEFPDFPHNSIQPEESDMYYEDYVKEHYQDMIFGEDGYEGPNGENLVSMKQFYEEQSNGAYTVNGEVAGWYMASKNAAEYGGNYPTEDDSDKDARGLVKEALTAAAADPDLNLADYDQEDRYDLDGDGDFREPDGLVDHLMVVHSAVGEEAGGGQLGPDAIWSHRWNLGGIFPIEGSPEPEVDYWGEGSMYAYDYTIEPADGAAGVFAHEYGHDLGLPDEYDTQYSGEGEAVAYWSIMASGSWAGKVPGTEPTGFSAWSKEFLQASQDGNWLKYDEVDLEDIDKKGLEVYLDQANTKGTNLDALRINLPDKETVINEPFSGEFEYFSGSDNDLDNSAVMNVDLSSATSAELTFKTWYDIEEDWDYGSVQVSEDGENWNTIPGNITTQTNPHDSNPGDGITGKSDGWIDASFDLSAYAGKDVQVKINYWTDGAAINPGFYVDDVRVTADGNELFFDDAEGEPKVDLQGFTKDNGIKVSEHYYLLEWRNHQGVDKGLDHISRGASLMSYDPGLIVWYADNKYSDNWTGIHPGEGYLGVVDADQHELFWSDGTVAQTRYQIHDAAFSLRKDEKMFIDYSELLGRTLTDKKNQFVKEFNDKKSYLNEAIPDAGRNVPQYGLKFKVTGEAKDRSVGRVLITQK comes from the coding sequence TTGAAGGGGAAAAACGTATTGTCGATGGCGATGATTGCCGCGTTAACGCTAAGTGCATTTTCAACACCTAGCGCAAGCGCAGCGGTTCAAACTGACACAACTCCAGTAAAGCAGGAAGTGAAGAAAGAAGCAGTACATAAGGAAGGACCATTTGATCTCGCGATTGCGAATGAAGAGAAATTGATTGAGATGCTAAAAGAGTCCGGCAAAATCTCAAAGAATGCTTCAGCAGAGGATGCCGAACAAGCATTGGAAAGTTTTCTGGAAAAGAAATCAGAATCACTTCAAGAAAAGGATTCTAGTGGTGAATTAGAAGATGAAAAGCTTGAGATTGAAGATGATATTAATGAAAAATTAAAAAATGGCAACAAGGATAAAGCGAAGGGGAAATATAGTAAAGGCGGTAAAAACCTTGCACCGGTTGTTGAAGAAGAATATGACGGAGACGTTCGATCAGATAACGTCCTCGTTCTACTTGTTGAATTCCCAGATTTTCCTCATAACAGCATCCAGCCAGAAGAATCGGACATGTACTATGAGGACTATGTGAAAGAACATTATCAAGATATGATTTTCGGTGAAGACGGGTATGAAGGGCCGAATGGGGAAAACCTCGTATCCATGAAGCAATTCTATGAAGAGCAAAGCAATGGCGCTTATACCGTGAATGGTGAGGTTGCTGGTTGGTATATGGCATCTAAAAATGCGGCTGAATACGGTGGGAACTATCCTACTGAAGATGATAGTGATAAGGATGCACGTGGACTTGTGAAGGAAGCTCTTACTGCAGCTGCGGCAGACCCGGATTTAAATCTAGCAGACTATGATCAGGAAGATCGTTATGACCTTGATGGCGACGGAGACTTCCGTGAGCCGGACGGTTTAGTTGATCACTTAATGGTTGTTCACTCGGCAGTTGGGGAAGAAGCAGGCGGAGGCCAACTTGGACCTGACGCAATCTGGTCTCACCGTTGGAATCTTGGAGGGATTTTCCCAATTGAAGGATCTCCAGAACCAGAAGTCGATTACTGGGGTGAAGGTTCAATGTATGCGTACGACTACACAATCGAGCCTGCCGACGGCGCTGCCGGCGTATTTGCGCACGAATATGGTCATGATTTAGGTCTACCTGATGAATATGATACGCAGTACTCAGGTGAAGGAGAAGCGGTTGCTTACTGGTCCATTATGGCTAGCGGTAGCTGGGCAGGAAAAGTTCCAGGAACGGAACCAACTGGTTTTAGTGCATGGTCGAAGGAGTTTCTACAAGCTTCTCAAGATGGAAACTGGTTGAAGTATGATGAAGTAGATTTAGAAGACATTGATAAAAAAGGTTTAGAAGTTTATCTTGATCAGGCGAATACGAAAGGGACAAACCTTGATGCGCTCCGTATTAACCTGCCAGATAAAGAAACGGTCATTAACGAACCATTCAGTGGGGAATTTGAGTATTTCAGTGGAAGCGACAATGATTTAGACAATTCGGCTGTCATGAATGTCGATCTCTCAAGTGCTACATCTGCAGAACTAACGTTTAAAACATGGTACGACATTGAAGAAGACTGGGATTATGGTTCCGTTCAAGTGAGTGAAGACGGTGAGAATTGGAATACAATTCCTGGTAACATTACAACTCAAACGAATCCGCACGATAGTAATCCGGGAGACGGCATTACGGGTAAATCAGACGGATGGATTGATGCTTCATTTGATTTAAGTGCTTATGCTGGTAAAGACGTTCAGGTGAAAATCAATTACTGGACTGATGGTGCGGCAATTAACCCTGGTTTTTATGTGGATGATGTTCGCGTAACGGCGGATGGCAATGAGCTTTTCTTTGATGATGCTGAAGGAGAGCCAAAGGTTGATCTACAAGGATTTACGAAAGATAATGGTATTAAAGTATCTGAACACTATTATCTTCTTGAATGGAGAAACCATCAGGGTGTTGATAAAGGGTTGGATCACATTTCACGCGGTGCAAGTCTGATGTCTTATGATCCAGGTCTAATTGTTTGGTATGCGGATAATAAATACTCGGATAACTGGACAGGCATTCACCCAGGAGAAGGCTACCTTGGCGTAGTTGATGCTGACCAACATGAATTGTTCTGGAGTGATGGCACTGTAGCGCAAACGCGTTATCAAATCCACGATGCAGCGTTCAGTCTCCGTAAAGATGAAAAAATGTTCATTGATTACAGCGAGCTTCTAGGCCGTACTCTAACTGACAAGAAGAACCAATTTGTGAAAGAATTCAATGATAAGAAGAGTTACTTAAACGAAGCGATTCCAGATGCTGGCCGTAATGTGCCACAATACGGATTGAAGTTCAAAGTAACAGGCGAAGCGAAAGATCGTTCTGTTGGACGAGTTCTTATCACACAAAAATAA
- a CDS encoding DUF11 domain-containing protein yields MPYIQRFTTTTDGSMTFTGNTLGLSKQNNTLAAGTQGSIGSFITLQNTGVPTYPTPPPGTTQNYTESLSSAILHINNVAGLSRVLYAELIWEGQYLTNNQDISGLIDNPIQFVDPSGNVYSIPPDPATSFEQVFNNGSETVGYYVRSRDVTSIVAAQLEGTYSAGAVPALLDPASNSNHAGWTLAVIYEDPTQPPRFMTLFVGLEAIISTGTAVDITITGFNTPVSGPINGRLLVSAGEGDASITGDQLLFGPTVPMLTTISGLNNPVNNFFGSQINNDSGNLDTLGTFGDRNANPFTATNINAGRQGWDITNVDVSFALINNQSSAVVQLRTAGDGYAVNALGVQFDVNAPVFESVKTATPATANVGDVITYTVGIVNTGLVSAEVVLFDDVFITPGGTFVPGTLIVDGEPNPGDPTVSPISLGTIEPGQSVNISFQIRVTSQPETSLLSDATELFFQFESTPGGPVFQGVSISNQVDVLVQTPLPPIPSVPVNFIGRCKKCQKKKSGCGQCRRFSQ; encoded by the coding sequence ATGCCATATATTCAACGCTTTACAACGACAACTGATGGCTCGATGACGTTTACGGGAAATACACTGGGATTAAGTAAGCAAAACAATACATTAGCCGCAGGAACACAAGGCTCCATTGGTTCTTTTATTACATTGCAAAACACAGGTGTCCCTACTTACCCTACTCCCCCTCCTGGTACGACACAAAATTATACAGAGAGTTTATCATCTGCTATTTTGCATATAAACAACGTTGCCGGATTAAGTAGAGTTCTCTATGCTGAATTAATATGGGAGGGACAGTATCTCACTAATAACCAGGACATCTCTGGTTTAATTGATAATCCCATTCAATTCGTCGATCCTTCCGGCAATGTTTATAGCATTCCCCCCGATCCAGCGACCTCGTTTGAGCAAGTCTTTAATAACGGTTCTGAAACAGTAGGTTATTATGTAAGGTCTCGGGATGTAACGAGTATCGTGGCTGCTCAATTAGAAGGCACTTATTCTGCAGGAGCTGTACCTGCATTATTAGATCCAGCTTCGAACTCCAATCATGCTGGCTGGACGCTCGCTGTTATTTATGAAGATCCGACACAGCCTCCAAGATTTATGACTCTTTTTGTCGGCCTTGAAGCGATTATTTCTACCGGTACTGCCGTAGACATTACCATTACGGGCTTTAACACGCCGGTTTCCGGACCCATTAATGGCCGACTGTTAGTCAGTGCTGGTGAAGGAGATGCGTCCATTACGGGTGATCAGCTTCTGTTTGGTCCAACCGTTCCTATGTTAACGACAATTTCTGGGCTGAATAACCCTGTAAACAACTTTTTCGGGTCTCAAATTAATAATGATTCCGGTAACTTAGACACTTTGGGAACTTTTGGCGATCGGAACGCTAATCCTTTTACTGCAACCAACATCAATGCAGGGCGGCAAGGGTGGGATATTACGAATGTTGATGTCTCTTTTGCCCTCATCAATAACCAAAGTTCTGCTGTTGTGCAATTAAGAACCGCAGGAGATGGCTATGCCGTAAATGCTTTAGGTGTTCAATTCGATGTAAATGCACCTGTATTTGAATCTGTTAAAACAGCAACTCCTGCCACTGCAAATGTTGGCGATGTTATTACGTACACTGTCGGTATTGTGAATACAGGACTAGTTTCTGCAGAAGTGGTGTTATTTGATGATGTGTTCATTACACCAGGAGGAACCTTTGTCCCAGGAACCCTCATAGTTGATGGCGAACCAAATCCAGGTGACCCGACGGTATCTCCTATTTCACTTGGTACGATTGAACCAGGACAATCAGTTAATATTTCCTTTCAAATTCGAGTAACCTCTCAGCCAGAAACTTCTCTCTTATCTGATGCAACTGAATTATTTTTCCAATTTGAGAGCACCCCTGGAGGCCCTGTGTTTCAAGGAGTTAGTATTAGTAATCAAGTTGACGTGCTCGTTCAAACACCGCTTCCTCCAATTCCAAGTGTGCCAGTAAACTTTATTGGACGTTGTAAGAAGTGTCAGAAGAAGAAATCAGGCTGCGGTCAGTGCAGACGTTTTTCTCAATGA
- a CDS encoding MerR family transcriptional regulator, which translates to MYKIGEFASLTGLSKETLRYYAEVNLLEPAYMDPINKYRYYDDGSYFLALLLGKLRRFGFTIQEMKSVMEDESFAHLEDLLRHKKANIENKINELQLQVTEIDEFLRSGRENE; encoded by the coding sequence ATGTACAAAATCGGTGAGTTCGCTTCATTAACGGGTTTGAGTAAGGAAACGCTTCGCTATTATGCAGAAGTGAATTTGTTAGAGCCTGCCTATATGGATCCTATCAACAAGTATAGATACTATGATGATGGTAGCTATTTTCTAGCGCTTTTATTAGGGAAGCTTCGGCGCTTTGGATTTACTATTCAAGAAATGAAATCTGTGATGGAAGATGAGTCGTTTGCTCATTTAGAGGATCTCTTGCGTCATAAAAAAGCGAACATCGAAAATAAAATCAATGAGCTTCAACTTCAAGTAACTGAGATTGATGAGTTTCTTAGATCAGGGAGGGAAAATGAATGA